Proteins found in one Xenopus laevis strain J_2021 chromosome 1L, Xenopus_laevis_v10.1, whole genome shotgun sequence genomic segment:
- the LOC108695447 gene encoding gamma-crystallin-2, giving the protein MPPGLITRSARLASSRHACGRDPADARIIKEAVSVHIYLVGILSCLMAKLPTIALFEEPKGQPTIFFYEERNFQGRCYECSSECSDLSSYFNRCNSIRVENGNWILYEQPSYRGHQYYLWKGEYPDFQRWMGYNDYIKSCRFIPQHHGQYKLRIYERGDFQGKMMEFSDDCPNTYDRFSFRDIHSCNVSDGHWMFYEEPNYRGRQYYLRPGEYRRFSDWGASSARIGSFRRVHHML; this is encoded by the exons atgccgccaggtcttataacaagAAGTGCAaggctggcgtcatcacgccacg CATGTGGTAGGGATCCAGCAGATGCAAGAATTATAAAAGAAGCAGTTTCTGTTCATATCTACTTGGTTGGAATATTATCCTGCTTGATGGCCAAATTACCCACAATTGCACTGTTTGAAGAGCCCAAAGGACAGCCTACT ATCTTCTTCTACGAGGAAAGGAACTTCCAAGGCCGCTGCTATGAGTGCAGCTCAGAATGTTCTGACCTGTCCTCTTACTTCAATCGCTGCAACTCTATCAGGGTGGAAAATGGCAACTGGATCCTGTATGAGCAGCCCAGTTACAGAGGACACCAGTATTATCTGTGGAAAGGAGAATATCCAGACTTTCAGAGATGGATGGGCTACAATGACTACATCAAGTCCTGTCGCTTTATTCCCCAA CACCATGGCCAATATAAATTGAGAATTTATGAAAGAGGAGACTTCCAAGGAAAGATGATGGAGTTCTCTGATGACTGCCCCAATACTTATGATCGATTCAGTTTCCGTGAcattcactcctgcaatgtgtCTGATGGCCACTGGATGTTCTATGAGGAACCCAACTATAGGGGGCGTCAGTACTACCTGAGACCTGGAGAATACAGGAGATTCAGTGACTGGGGAGCCTCAAGTGCCAGAATTGGATCTTTTAGAAGAGTTCATCATATGTTATAA